One part of the Scatophagus argus isolate fScaArg1 chromosome 12, fScaArg1.pri, whole genome shotgun sequence genome encodes these proteins:
- the bcorl1 gene encoding BCL-6 corepressor-like protein 1 isoform X3, protein MQVDPTLMNVGDGGTVSREISAPNKASASMVGNPPQTLPLEFRGDVTLSQQNKTTPTTDCKTAKACLDTSNYNHSPELSPPQQPNNAPMSGSALTSSEKRADKRVEASKLKADGAGVFPTPQWSSGVKVSREDPLNPCHSNVTSSKKSHPQTQSVQSAPPGFQCSTMFKPVQPVAFLPSTNFSSQLCKITLPPALGQIAALREATASQFQKEIQPQSSGVGGTPLMRTYPYPFSMGRTPATEKKAATSTSKLKSSHSSNKNAKSVGEHKSLASVVASPAIALPLQHPSLTSAAPTCYTLSPTAAICCGSALASINSQSRLLNHVEKGNSVDKTTTGSLKTTSPSAPEDHTVCSAEPRDVPLDLSAKSKRPKCTSDPPVTMIETHHNESNQRDFLNSKRSHSATYSSAVQYPILPNTHRNGSHQKQINRPQNHQIPEPKPTWGKGSSQDPIKSIPGTYVGVASPILASTLRGKDGKGTFADEFQSFAKQEFISIIDQGEHLASGGKKPSCLMKGNQHSHSIKHVKNTSTAITKNCPSKGALTTALSSCANAQIHQKSGPGKATVVNPAWQQPSHLPHQALAVQGKITQGSPKTKGAPVTEGSKFQNTHHSPSKPEDDKWERIKSPLSNLASIVKQQALETTALTGEGNTQSSPVTSRKAEVLNPLTGSQDTQSKHTPAFKYPPYWSLEKWAGTPSQGDSAQTMRRHEKVNATEPSENNTELNTSPGEHMGLQMKQGSTNPAGQSYLFRSNASTNGNRVESKLAQVLEGEILKKESGASDSPPSDKLDSTVASILTGQRAGGGDKFEKKTNGTKEESPAKAKAAAIKQKKTSPKKAAKEKSATGPSKKATGKKKGTENNPTKVSCQKKQKKQCAPVLEQSPSAGKLSAQSKEPIPRDKISPSKVEQPTRDKPDSGSSTQSVETPVSLNSCAVSSKEPDTTESSFPRLRRGRRRADEARLDLWGFATPSPPPPPTPPPPASLPPTAQPARRPRGRPRSNPLPERMIQGKGKTVSADGETPAHKKRRRCCSRKYQTGEYITEKDKLEDGGRLEESDSLRQDSGIPADPQVDQCPSRTASSPDPAPRRPSVTRSGSVRYQGSEISPEHSDKPSGKRKFKSKHLCDSDDQKIKTKRSSLGKRGASLALDDDGSDVKRTASPPPTPKTLPSSPPNKKGLSGRSSDSESPPKRPIPPEVRRLIVNKNAGETLLQRAARLGYQDVVQYCLEKDIREVNRRDNAGYTALHEASSRGWTQIVQMLLKHGADVNCSAQDGTRPLHDAVASDNLPIVWLLLNHGADPTLATYSGHTPVKLAHSPSMKTFLTEYFTDLEGRKEQDPSLHWDFYSSSLFETDQEPCWDFLLSEQNQELEENTTGNTEPDSDKDCLLFEFSSEPLLPCYHVQVSLSQGFCNWFLLTDVLKRLKMSARIFRARYPHLEVVSLSRSELWRQVSVSQVSSTLASPYRGKNKEEEDEKEEGLVDLVRCVPELQRLLGSTIHILQEEEEEEEEDEEDEEEEEEMVRNTGKPRSR, encoded by the exons ATGCAg GTGGATCCTACACTAATGAATGTAGGGGATGGAGGCACGGTGAGCAGAGAGATCAGTGCTCCAAATAAAGCGTCTGCTAGTATGGTGGGAAATCCCCCCCAGACGCTACCCCTTGAGTTCAGAGGAGATGTTACCCTCAGTCAGCAAAACAAGACCACTCCAACAACAGACTGTAAGACAGCAAAAGCCTGCCTGGACACTAGCAATTACAACCACAGCCCTGAGCTTTCTCCACCTCAGCAGCCCAACAATGCACCAATGTCCGGCTCAGCCCTCACCAGCTCAGAGAAGAGAGCAGACAAAAGGGTAGAAGCATCCAAACTCAAGGCTGATGGTGCTGGGGTCTTCCCGACTCCTCAGTGGTCAAGTGGTGTAAAAGTCAGCCGAGAGGACCCACTCAACCCCTGTCACAGCAATGTGACATCCAGTAAGAAatcacacccacaaacacaatCTGTGCAAAGCGCTCCACCTGGGTTTcaatgctccactatgtttaAACCAGTCCAGCCTGttgccttccttccttccactAATTTCTCCTCTCAACTTTGTAAAATCACTCTTCCACCAGCACTGGGTCAGATTGCAGCATTGAGGGAAGCCACAGCCAGTCAGTTTCAGAAAGAAATTCAGCCTCAAAGCTCAGGTGTCGGAGGGACACCACTCATGCGAACCTATCCCTATCCGTTCTCCATGGGCCGGACTCCAGCTACAGAGAAAAAAGCAGCCACGTCGACCTCAAAACTTAAATCTAGCCATTCATCTAATAAGAATGCCAAGTCTGTGGGAGAGCATAAATCTTTAGCCTCAGTGGTAGCCTCACCAGCTATTGCTCTACCATTGCAGCACCCATCATTAACTTCTGCAGCACCCACCTGCTATACGCTGTCTCCCACTGCTGCCATTTGCTGTGGTTCTGCACTGGCCAGCATCAACTCTCAGAGCAGATTGCTGAACCATGTGGAAAAAGGCAACAGCGTAGACAAGACAACCACGGGCTCTCTTAAAACGacttctccctctgctccaGAGGACCACACAGTTTGTTCTGCTGAACCAAGAGATGTACCACTTGATCTGTCCGCTAAATCAAAACGTCCAAAATGCACAAGTGACCCTCCCGTTACAATGATTGAGACTCATCATAATGAGTCAAATCAGAGAGATTTTCTAAACTCGAAGAGGAGTCATTCGGCAACTTACAGCTCAGCTGTGCAGTACCCTATCTTACCAAACACTCACAGAAATGGATCTCatcaaaagcaaataaatagGCCTCAGAATCACCAGATCCCAGAGCCCAAACCAACCTGGGGTAAGGGATCTTCACAAGACCCCATTAAAAGCATCCCTGGAACATATGTAGGTGTGGCTAGCCCCATACTGGCCTCTACTCTACGGGGCAAAGATGGAAAAGGGACTTTTGCCGATGAATTTCAGAGTTTCGCAAAACAGGAGTTTATATCAATAATTGACCAAGGAGAACATCTGGCCTCAGGAGGAAAGAAGCCATCCTGTCTGATGAAGGGCAACCAACATTCTCACAGCAtcaaacatgttaaaaacacCAGCACAGCCATAACTAAGAACTGTCCTTCTAAAGGAGCGCTCACAACTGCTCTGTCAAGCTGTGCCAATGCTCAGATTCATCAGAAATCCGGACCTGGCAAAGCCACCGTTGTCAATCCAGCATGGCAACAGCCGTCTCATCTTCCGCACCAAGCCTTGGCTGTTCAGGGAAAAATCACACAAGGATCTCCAAAGACCAAGGGTGCCCCAGTGACAGAAGGATCTAAGTTTCAGAATACCCACCACAGCCCGTCCAAACCTGAGGATGATAAGTGGGAGAGAATCAAGTCTCCCCTGTCTAATCTTGCGTCCATTGTAAAGCAGCAAGCTCTCGAAACAACAGCACTGACTGGTGAGGGTAATACTCAGTCCTCACCTGTTACATCAAGAAAAGCTGAAGTTCTGAATCCACTCACAGGGAGCCAAGACACCCAATCTAAGCATACGCCTGCTTTTAAATACCCACCATACTGGTCTTTGGAAAAGTGGGCTGGCACGCCATCTCAAGGGGACTCAGCTCAAACTATGAGGAGGCACGAGAAGGTGAATGCCACAGAGCCTTCAGAGAATAATACTGAATTAAACACCAGTCCGGGAGAACACATGGGACTACAAATGAAGCAGGGCTCCACAAATCCTGCCGGCCAGTCTTATCTCTTTAGGAGCAATGCATCAACAAATGGAAACAGGGTGGAGAGCAAACTAGCCCAGGTGTTAGAGGGGGAGATattgaagaaagaaagtggGGCATCAGACAGTCCTCCCAGTGACAAATTGGATAGCACGGTTGCGTCTATTCTTACGGGCCAGCGTGCGGGTGGAGGCGACAAGTTTGAGAAGAAAACGAACGGAACCAAAGAGGAATCGCCAGCCAAAGCAAAAGCTGCTGCcatcaaacaaaagaaaaccagcCCGAAGAAGGCAGCGAAGGAAAAGTCAGCGACTGGCCCATCGAAGAAGGCTACGGGAAAGAAGAAAGGCACAGAAAACAATCCGACCAAAGTGTCTTGCCAAAAGAAG CAGAAGAAACAATGTGCACCTGTGCTGGAGCAGAGTCCATCAGCAGGAAAACTTTCTGCACAGAGTAAAGAGCCGATTCCAAGGGACAAGATCAGTCCCAGTAAGGTGGAGCAACCAACCCGTGACAAACCAG ATAGTGGCAGCAGCACTCAGAGTGTGGAGACTCCAGTCTCTCTCAATAGCTGTGCCGTATCCAGTAAAGAGCCCGACACTACAGAGAGCTCCTTCCCAAGACTGAGGAGAGGACGACGGCGAGCTGATGAGGCACGACTGGACCTCTGGGGCTTTGCAACGCCttcccctccacccccaccaaCGCCTCCCCCACCAGCCTCCCTGCCACCCACTGCCCAACCCGCCCGCCGTCCGAGGGGGAGGCCTCGCTCAAACCCCCTGCCAGAGCGAATGATTCAGGGCAAGGGCAAGACGGTCAGTGCAGACGGTGAGACACCCGCTCATAAGAAACGCAGACGATGTTGTAGCAGAAAGTACCAGACTGGGGAGTACATCACTGAGAAAGACAAGCTGGAAGATGGAGGGCGCCTTGAGGAATCTGACTCCCTGAGACAGGACAGTGGAATACCAGCAG ATCCACAGGTGGATCAGTGTCCGAGCCGCACTGCCTCCAGTCCAGATCCTGCTCCACGGAGACCCTCTGTCACTCGCTCGGGGTCGGTCCGCTACCAGGGCAGCGAGATATCTCCAGAGCACAGTGACAAGCCTTCAGGGAAGAGAAAGTTCAAAAGCAAGCACCTATGTGACAGTGACGATCAGAAG ATCAAGACTAAACGCAGCAGCTTGGGAAAGCGTGGTGCGTCACTTGCGCTGGATGATGATGGTTCCGATGTAAAAAGAACAGCCAGCCCCCCACCCACTCCAAAAACTTTGCCGTCATCTCCTCCCAATAAGAAAGGCTTATCGGGAAGAAGCAGCGATTCAGAGTCTCCACCCAAAAGGCCCATTCCCCCGGAGGTTCGTCGGCTGATTGTCAATAAAAATGCAGGCGAGACCTTGCTGCAGCGTGCTGCTCGATTGGGCTATCAG gatgTAGTCCAGTACTGTCTTGAGAAGGACATCAGGGAGGTCAATCGGCGTGATAATGCCGGTTACACAGCTCTCCACGAGGCGTCCTCTCGAGGCTGGACTCAGATTGTCCAGATGTTACTGAAACACGGCGCTGACGTCAACTGTAGCGCCCAGGATGGAACACG GCCCCTTCATGATGCAGTAGCGAGTGATAACCTCCCAATAGTCTGGTTGCTTTTGAACCACGGTGCAGACCCGACTCTGGCCACCTACTCTGGGCACACACCAGTCAAACTGGCTCATAGCCCGAGCATGAAGACCTTCCTCACAG aatATTTCACCGACCTGGAAGGCCGCAAGGAACAAGACCCCAGTTTACACTGGGATTTCTACAGCAGCTCCCTCTTTG AGACCGACCAGGAGCCGTGCTGGGACTTCCTGCTGTCTGAGCAGAATCAGGAACTGGAGGAGAATACAACAGGGAATACTGAGCCGGACTCGGACAAAGATTGCCTTCTGTTTGAGTTCTCATCCGAGCCTCTCTTACCCTGCTATCATGTTCAGGTGTCCTTATCCCAGGG CTTTTGCAACTGGTTCCTCCTCACAGACGTCCTGAAGCGCCTGAAGATGTCGGCGCGGATCTTCCGGGCGCGTTACCCACACTTGGAGGTGGTGAGCTTGTCGCGCTCTGAGCTCTGGAGGCAGGTATCGGTCAGCCAGGTGAGCTCCACGTTGGCTTCGCCCTACAGAGGGAagaacaaggaggaggaagacgagaaAGAGGAGGGACTTGTGGATCTGGTGCGATGCGTACCAGAGCTCCAGAGACTACTGGGCTCCACTATTCACATCCtacaagaggaggaggaggaggaggaggaggacgaggaggatgaggaagaggaggaggagatggtgaGAAACACAGGGAAGCCTCGCAGCCGATAG
- the bcorl1 gene encoding BCL-6 corepressor-like protein 1 isoform X4 yields the protein MQVDPTLMNVGDGGTVSREISAPNKASASMVGNPPQTLPLEFRGDVTLSQQNKTTPTTDCKTAKACLDTSNYNHSPELSPPQQPNNAPMSGSALTSSEKRADKRVEASKLKADGAGVFPTPQWSSGVKVSREDPLNPCHSNVTSTLGQIAALREATASQFQKEIQPQSSGVGGTPLMRTYPYPFSMGRTPATEKKAATSTSKLKSSHSSNKNAKSVGEHKSLASVVASPAIALPLQHPSLTSAAPTCYTLSPTAAICCGSALASINSQSRLLNHVEKGNSVDKTTTGSLKTTSPSAPEDHTVCSAEPRDVPLDLSAKSKRPKCTSDPPVTMIETHHNESNQRDFLNSKRSHSATYSSAVQYPILPNTHRNGSHQKQINRPQNHQIPEPKPTWGKGSSQDPIKSIPGTYVGVASPILASTLRGKDGKGTFADEFQSFAKQEFISIIDQGEHLASGGKKPSCLMKGNQHSHSIKHVKNTSTAITKNCPSKGALTTALSSCANAQIHQKSGPGKATVVNPAWQQPSHLPHQALAVQGKITQGSPKTKGAPVTEGSKFQNTHHSPSKPEDDKWERIKSPLSNLASIVKQQALETTALTGEGNTQSSPVTSRKAEVLNPLTGSQDTQSKHTPAFKYPPYWSLEKWAGTPSQGDSAQTMRRHEKVNATEPSENNTELNTSPGEHMGLQMKQGSTNPAGQSYLFRSNASTNGNRVESKLAQVLEGEILKKESGASDSPPSDKLDSTVASILTGQRAGGGDKFEKKTNGTKEESPAKAKAAAIKQKKTSPKKAAKEKSATGPSKKATGKKKGTENNPTKVSCQKKQKKQCAPVLEQSPSAGKLSAQSKEPIPRDKISPSKVEQPTRDKPVTDSGSSTQSVETPVSLNSCAVSSKEPDTTESSFPRLRRGRRRADEARLDLWGFATPSPPPPPTPPPPASLPPTAQPARRPRGRPRSNPLPERMIQGKGKTVSADGETPAHKKRRRCCSRKYQTGEYITEKDKLEDGGRLEESDSLRQDSGIPADPQVDQCPSRTASSPDPAPRRPSVTRSGSVRYQGSEISPEHSDKPSGKRKFKSKHLCDSDDQKIKTKRSSLGKRGASLALDDDGSDVKRTASPPPTPKTLPSSPPNKKGLSGRSSDSESPPKRPIPPEVRRLIVNKNAGETLLQRAARLGYQDVVQYCLEKDIREVNRRDNAGYTALHEASSRGWTQIVQMLLKHGADVNCSAQDGTRPLHDAVASDNLPIVWLLLNHGADPTLATYSGHTPVKLAHSPSMKTFLTEYFTDLEGRKEQDPSLHWDFYSSSLFETDQEPCWDFLLSEQNQELEENTTGNTEPDSDKDCLLFEFSSEPLLPCYHVQVSLSQGFCNWFLLTDVLKRLKMSARIFRARYPHLEVVSLSRSELWRQVSVSQVSSTLASPYRGKNKEEEDEKEEGLVDLVRCVPELQRLLGSTIHILQEEEEEEEEDEEDEEEEEEMVRNTGKPRSR from the exons ATGCAg GTGGATCCTACACTAATGAATGTAGGGGATGGAGGCACGGTGAGCAGAGAGATCAGTGCTCCAAATAAAGCGTCTGCTAGTATGGTGGGAAATCCCCCCCAGACGCTACCCCTTGAGTTCAGAGGAGATGTTACCCTCAGTCAGCAAAACAAGACCACTCCAACAACAGACTGTAAGACAGCAAAAGCCTGCCTGGACACTAGCAATTACAACCACAGCCCTGAGCTTTCTCCACCTCAGCAGCCCAACAATGCACCAATGTCCGGCTCAGCCCTCACCAGCTCAGAGAAGAGAGCAGACAAAAGGGTAGAAGCATCCAAACTCAAGGCTGATGGTGCTGGGGTCTTCCCGACTCCTCAGTGGTCAAGTGGTGTAAAAGTCAGCCGAGAGGACCCACTCAACCCCTGTCACAGCAATGTGACATCCA CACTGGGTCAGATTGCAGCATTGAGGGAAGCCACAGCCAGTCAGTTTCAGAAAGAAATTCAGCCTCAAAGCTCAGGTGTCGGAGGGACACCACTCATGCGAACCTATCCCTATCCGTTCTCCATGGGCCGGACTCCAGCTACAGAGAAAAAAGCAGCCACGTCGACCTCAAAACTTAAATCTAGCCATTCATCTAATAAGAATGCCAAGTCTGTGGGAGAGCATAAATCTTTAGCCTCAGTGGTAGCCTCACCAGCTATTGCTCTACCATTGCAGCACCCATCATTAACTTCTGCAGCACCCACCTGCTATACGCTGTCTCCCACTGCTGCCATTTGCTGTGGTTCTGCACTGGCCAGCATCAACTCTCAGAGCAGATTGCTGAACCATGTGGAAAAAGGCAACAGCGTAGACAAGACAACCACGGGCTCTCTTAAAACGacttctccctctgctccaGAGGACCACACAGTTTGTTCTGCTGAACCAAGAGATGTACCACTTGATCTGTCCGCTAAATCAAAACGTCCAAAATGCACAAGTGACCCTCCCGTTACAATGATTGAGACTCATCATAATGAGTCAAATCAGAGAGATTTTCTAAACTCGAAGAGGAGTCATTCGGCAACTTACAGCTCAGCTGTGCAGTACCCTATCTTACCAAACACTCACAGAAATGGATCTCatcaaaagcaaataaatagGCCTCAGAATCACCAGATCCCAGAGCCCAAACCAACCTGGGGTAAGGGATCTTCACAAGACCCCATTAAAAGCATCCCTGGAACATATGTAGGTGTGGCTAGCCCCATACTGGCCTCTACTCTACGGGGCAAAGATGGAAAAGGGACTTTTGCCGATGAATTTCAGAGTTTCGCAAAACAGGAGTTTATATCAATAATTGACCAAGGAGAACATCTGGCCTCAGGAGGAAAGAAGCCATCCTGTCTGATGAAGGGCAACCAACATTCTCACAGCAtcaaacatgttaaaaacacCAGCACAGCCATAACTAAGAACTGTCCTTCTAAAGGAGCGCTCACAACTGCTCTGTCAAGCTGTGCCAATGCTCAGATTCATCAGAAATCCGGACCTGGCAAAGCCACCGTTGTCAATCCAGCATGGCAACAGCCGTCTCATCTTCCGCACCAAGCCTTGGCTGTTCAGGGAAAAATCACACAAGGATCTCCAAAGACCAAGGGTGCCCCAGTGACAGAAGGATCTAAGTTTCAGAATACCCACCACAGCCCGTCCAAACCTGAGGATGATAAGTGGGAGAGAATCAAGTCTCCCCTGTCTAATCTTGCGTCCATTGTAAAGCAGCAAGCTCTCGAAACAACAGCACTGACTGGTGAGGGTAATACTCAGTCCTCACCTGTTACATCAAGAAAAGCTGAAGTTCTGAATCCACTCACAGGGAGCCAAGACACCCAATCTAAGCATACGCCTGCTTTTAAATACCCACCATACTGGTCTTTGGAAAAGTGGGCTGGCACGCCATCTCAAGGGGACTCAGCTCAAACTATGAGGAGGCACGAGAAGGTGAATGCCACAGAGCCTTCAGAGAATAATACTGAATTAAACACCAGTCCGGGAGAACACATGGGACTACAAATGAAGCAGGGCTCCACAAATCCTGCCGGCCAGTCTTATCTCTTTAGGAGCAATGCATCAACAAATGGAAACAGGGTGGAGAGCAAACTAGCCCAGGTGTTAGAGGGGGAGATattgaagaaagaaagtggGGCATCAGACAGTCCTCCCAGTGACAAATTGGATAGCACGGTTGCGTCTATTCTTACGGGCCAGCGTGCGGGTGGAGGCGACAAGTTTGAGAAGAAAACGAACGGAACCAAAGAGGAATCGCCAGCCAAAGCAAAAGCTGCTGCcatcaaacaaaagaaaaccagcCCGAAGAAGGCAGCGAAGGAAAAGTCAGCGACTGGCCCATCGAAGAAGGCTACGGGAAAGAAGAAAGGCACAGAAAACAATCCGACCAAAGTGTCTTGCCAAAAGAAG CAGAAGAAACAATGTGCACCTGTGCTGGAGCAGAGTCCATCAGCAGGAAAACTTTCTGCACAGAGTAAAGAGCCGATTCCAAGGGACAAGATCAGTCCCAGTAAGGTGGAGCAACCAACCCGTGACAAACCAG TTACAGATAGTGGCAGCAGCACTCAGAGTGTGGAGACTCCAGTCTCTCTCAATAGCTGTGCCGTATCCAGTAAAGAGCCCGACACTACAGAGAGCTCCTTCCCAAGACTGAGGAGAGGACGACGGCGAGCTGATGAGGCACGACTGGACCTCTGGGGCTTTGCAACGCCttcccctccacccccaccaaCGCCTCCCCCACCAGCCTCCCTGCCACCCACTGCCCAACCCGCCCGCCGTCCGAGGGGGAGGCCTCGCTCAAACCCCCTGCCAGAGCGAATGATTCAGGGCAAGGGCAAGACGGTCAGTGCAGACGGTGAGACACCCGCTCATAAGAAACGCAGACGATGTTGTAGCAGAAAGTACCAGACTGGGGAGTACATCACTGAGAAAGACAAGCTGGAAGATGGAGGGCGCCTTGAGGAATCTGACTCCCTGAGACAGGACAGTGGAATACCAGCAG ATCCACAGGTGGATCAGTGTCCGAGCCGCACTGCCTCCAGTCCAGATCCTGCTCCACGGAGACCCTCTGTCACTCGCTCGGGGTCGGTCCGCTACCAGGGCAGCGAGATATCTCCAGAGCACAGTGACAAGCCTTCAGGGAAGAGAAAGTTCAAAAGCAAGCACCTATGTGACAGTGACGATCAGAAG ATCAAGACTAAACGCAGCAGCTTGGGAAAGCGTGGTGCGTCACTTGCGCTGGATGATGATGGTTCCGATGTAAAAAGAACAGCCAGCCCCCCACCCACTCCAAAAACTTTGCCGTCATCTCCTCCCAATAAGAAAGGCTTATCGGGAAGAAGCAGCGATTCAGAGTCTCCACCCAAAAGGCCCATTCCCCCGGAGGTTCGTCGGCTGATTGTCAATAAAAATGCAGGCGAGACCTTGCTGCAGCGTGCTGCTCGATTGGGCTATCAG gatgTAGTCCAGTACTGTCTTGAGAAGGACATCAGGGAGGTCAATCGGCGTGATAATGCCGGTTACACAGCTCTCCACGAGGCGTCCTCTCGAGGCTGGACTCAGATTGTCCAGATGTTACTGAAACACGGCGCTGACGTCAACTGTAGCGCCCAGGATGGAACACG GCCCCTTCATGATGCAGTAGCGAGTGATAACCTCCCAATAGTCTGGTTGCTTTTGAACCACGGTGCAGACCCGACTCTGGCCACCTACTCTGGGCACACACCAGTCAAACTGGCTCATAGCCCGAGCATGAAGACCTTCCTCACAG aatATTTCACCGACCTGGAAGGCCGCAAGGAACAAGACCCCAGTTTACACTGGGATTTCTACAGCAGCTCCCTCTTTG AGACCGACCAGGAGCCGTGCTGGGACTTCCTGCTGTCTGAGCAGAATCAGGAACTGGAGGAGAATACAACAGGGAATACTGAGCCGGACTCGGACAAAGATTGCCTTCTGTTTGAGTTCTCATCCGAGCCTCTCTTACCCTGCTATCATGTTCAGGTGTCCTTATCCCAGGG CTTTTGCAACTGGTTCCTCCTCACAGACGTCCTGAAGCGCCTGAAGATGTCGGCGCGGATCTTCCGGGCGCGTTACCCACACTTGGAGGTGGTGAGCTTGTCGCGCTCTGAGCTCTGGAGGCAGGTATCGGTCAGCCAGGTGAGCTCCACGTTGGCTTCGCCCTACAGAGGGAagaacaaggaggaggaagacgagaaAGAGGAGGGACTTGTGGATCTGGTGCGATGCGTACCAGAGCTCCAGAGACTACTGGGCTCCACTATTCACATCCtacaagaggaggaggaggaggaggaggaggacgaggaggatgaggaagaggaggaggagatggtgaGAAACACAGGGAAGCCTCGCAGCCGATAG